From Xiphophorus maculatus strain JP 163 A chromosome 12, X_maculatus-5.0-male, whole genome shotgun sequence, the proteins below share one genomic window:
- the LOC102224986 gene encoding leukemia inhibitory factor receptor-like isoform X2, whose amino-acid sequence MPRLLNILTSKPNCGPVWVAFVLLGISVLNSQAKIVLTVPQQVSLSANFFSQQLTISWFGGEATTFDLIILRTEFNETVFYNTVPAVMNQDGGRHQWTWTSVEPLECTSLSVKIRSRDGITKSEWSEPQILKGRDLPSNSVQQVYPQDKVVPVGGNTTFCCIVEEGNEFRDFLYGSIKMNVKRLSRRSYVTTAVNQNLSGPTGTNVLCRLKNKLNGSVIFVGYPPLPTNFECITNDLTSAVCYWDGGRVTNLYAKRKTSYSINKRDCPDGKCVLPEWDGNWTLLAVNPLGQYSLTYSAELLHRVVPVAPVNLSATDDAWNTTVNWHWPYSSYNTLALLCQVQLASHNILLRNFSGVGLQSVFLPHLHPNTKYRVQIQCGSLNHFLKWGNWSKEFNFTTKSYVPEAPDVWMFVNRDNSVRVMWKPLTQWQSHGVLTGYEVTLWSLEENENQTNNLSPKDNSLNLTDWASITADKKAIASVKANNVKGMSQPSSIMLGLIDDKCAPLAQTIYTSSGFPLSWQHSDNSTGGYLVEWCEAVCTSDCAVDWIRLDAGSTHVSIKDSIVKFQPGVRYNFSLYESPSVSPVLIRRWQGYIQELPPSISVNLEINQQDCDVVLSWEEIPLAGRRGFLLGYKVYRVNNFSNFTLLDDLSPEMRTYTVKDLSTSTYKFTVKAYTSAGEDTGGTAAITLKQCADGLILEILTSLGIVTLLLTTVSCFCYKKRRWVKKAFYPDIPEPKLPGDWSRTQGPMDVKPFPHSMVHIIEKPEWDFSKDTLVIIPEEEDYEGEGIGDEPVDTDEPQLLRYYNQVVDERPIRPRFPDSSVSSSSSVDSANTDVTYTGIQTSHSSLVFPSDSQGFSEGFQPHSGLSLSSRNKGEGYHPQMHSVTLGGNLASPEPIVEPHAVGSEGYKPQNSWLLDSPTEGDENSPAPSLGSPTSVASTQFLLPDRERHEEKRQQPSSAANWFTNLLSSAKP is encoded by the exons CCCTGTCTGGGTCGCCTTTGTTCTGCTTGGCATCTCAGTTCTAAACAGTCAAGCTAAAATTG TCCTAACTGTACCTCAGCAAGTGAGCCTTTCAGCCAACTTTTTCAGTCAACAACTAACTATTTCCTGGTTTGGAGGAGAGGCCACGACCTTTGACCTTATCATTTTGAGAACCGAATTCAATGAAACTGTCTTTTAT aACACAGTCCCAGCAGTAATGAACCAGGATGGTGGTCGGCACCAATGGACCTGGACTTCTGTTGAACCTCTGGAGTGCACATCATTATCAGTCAAAATCCGCTCAAGAGATGGAATAACAAAAAGTGAATGGAGTGAACCTCAGATCCTGAAAG GAAGGGATCTCCCGAGCAACAGCGTTCAACAGGTGTATCCTCAAGACAAAGTCGTGCCTGTAGGGGGCAACACAACTTTCTGTTGTATTGTGGAGGAGGGAAACGAGTTTAGAGACTTTCTCTACGGCTCGATAAAAATGAACGTGAAACGTTTGAGTCGACGAAGTTATGTCACCACCGCTGTTAACCAGAACTTATCTGGACCAACTGGAACAAATGTTTTGTGTCGTTTAAAGAACAAGCTGAATGGATCAGTCATCTTTGTCGGAT ATCCACCTCTACCCACCAACTTTGAGTGCATAACTAATGACTTGACCTCAGCTGTGTGTTACTGGGATGGAGGACGAGTCACCAACCTGTATGCCAAGAGGAAAACAAGCTACTCCATAAATAAGAG GGACTGTCCTGACGGGAAGTGTGTGCTGCCTGAGTGGGACGGTAACTGGACTCTCTTGGCAGTTAATCCCCTAGGCCAGTACAGTCTGACTTACTCAGCTGAACTTCTTCACAGAG TGGTGCCAGTAGCACCAGTTAACCTGAGTGCCACTGACGATGCCTGGAATACCACTGTGAATTGGCATTGGCCATACAGTAGCTATAACACCCTGGCTCTTCTCTGCCAGGTACAACTGGCCAGCCACAATATATTG CTTAGAAATTTCTCAGGTGTGGGTCTCCAGTCTGTTTTCCTGCCTCACCTCCACCCTAACACCAAATACAGAGTTCAAATCCAATGTGGATCCCTGAATCACTTTTTAAAGTGGGGCAACTGGAGCaaagaatttaatttcacaACCAAATCATATG TTCCTGAAGCCCCCGATGTGTGGATGTTTGTGAACAGAGACAACTCTGTGCGGGTTATGTGGAAG cctctGACGCAATGGCAGAGCCACGGTGTGCTCACAGGATACGAAGTTACTCTCTGGAGCcttgaagaaaatgaaaaccaaaccaATAATTTATCTCCAAAAGATAACTCTTTGAACCTCACGGATTGGGCTTCAATCACTGCTGATAAGAAAGCCATTGCATCAGTGAAGGCAAACAATGTAAAGGGGATGTCTCAACCTTCCAGCATAATGTTAGGTTTAATAG ATGACAAGTGCGCTCCTTTGGCTCAGACCATTTATACCAGCAGTGGTTTCCCTTTGAGCTGGCAGCACAGTGACAACAGTACAGGCGGTTATTTGGTTGAGTGGTGTGAAGCTGTGTGCACGTCAGACTGCGCTGTGGACTGGATCAGACTGGACGCTGGAAGCACTCATGTCTCCATTAAAGATTCTATCG TTAAATTCCAGCCAGGTGTGAGATACAACTTTTCCCTCTATGAGAGCCCATCAGTTTCCCCTGTACTAATACGGCGCTGGCAAGGATATATTCAGGAGCTGC CCCCGTCTATTTCTGTCAATCTGGAGATCAATCAGCAGGACTGTGACGTTGTTCTTAGCTGGGAGGAGATTCCACTGGCTGGCAGAAGAGGCTTCCTCCTAGGCTACAAAGTTTACAGAGTCAATAACTTCTCCAATTTCACACTACTTG ACGATCTGAGCCCTGAAATGAGGACGTACACTGTGAAGGATCTCTCTACCAGCACCTACAAATTCACTGTGAAGGCTTACACATCTGCAGGCGAGGATACAGGCGGCACTGCTGCCATCACGCTGAAGCAATGTG CGGATGGACTGATTCTGGAGATTTTGACTTCTTTGGGAATTGTGACTCTACTACTGACCACTGTTAGTTGCTTTTGCTACAAGAAAAGAAGATG ggTAAAAAAGGCTTTCTACCCGGACATCCCTGAGCCCAAGCTGCCTGGTGATTGGTCGAGAACACAG GGACCTATGGACGTGAAGCCGTTTCCCCACAGCATGGTCCACATCATAGAAAAACCCGAGTGGGATTTTAGTAAGGACACTCTCGTTATCATTCCTGAGGAAGAGGATTATGAGGGAGAGGGAATTGGAGATGAGCCGGTAGACACAGATGAGCCTCAGCTGTTGCGTTACTACAACCAGGTGGTGGACGAGCGCCCCATTAGGCCGCGGTTTCCAGACTCCTCAGTTTCATCCTCGTCTTCTGTAGATTCAGCCAACACTGATGTGACGTACACAGGTATCCAGACATCCCACTCTTCTTTGGTCTTCCCTTCAGACTCTCAGGGATTCTCTGAGGGCTTCCAACCACACAGTGGCCTCTCTTTAAGCAGCAGGAATAAAGGAGAGGGTTACCACCCACAGATGCACTCTGTAACCCTGGGTGGAAACCTAGCTTCTCCTGAGCCCATTGTGGAGCCTCACGCTGTTGGTTCTGAAGGCTACAAGCCCCAGAACTCCTGGCTTTTAGACTCTCCCACTGAGGGAGATGAAAATAGCCCGGCCCCCTCGCTGGGTTCACCCACCTCTGTAGCTTCTACTCAGTTCCTCCTTCCTGACAGAGAAAGACATGAAGAAAAGAGACAACAACCATCATCAGCAGCAAACTGGTTCACCAACCTGCTGTCATCTGCAAAACCGTGA
- the LOC102224986 gene encoding leukemia inhibitory factor receptor-like isoform X1 has translation MPRLLNILTSKPNCGPVWVAFVLLGISVLNSQAKIVLTVPQQVSLSANFFSQQLTISWFGGEATTFDLIILRTEFNETVFYNTVPAVMNQDGGRHQWTWTSVEPLECTSLSVKIRSRDGITKSEWSEPQILKGRDLPSNSVQQVYPQDKVVPVGGNTTFCCIVEEGNEFRDFLYGSIKMNVKRLSRRSYVTTAVNQNLSGPTGTNVLCRLKNKLNGSVIFVGYPPLPTNFECITNDLTSAVCYWDGGRVTNLYAKRKTSYSINKRDCPDGKCVLPEWDGNWTLLAVNPLGQYSLTYSAELLHRVVPVAPVNLSATDDAWNTTVNWHWPYSSYNTLALLCQVQLASHNILLRNFSGVGLQSVFLPHLHPNTKYRVQIQCGSLNHFLKWGNWSKEFNFTTKSYVPEAPDVWMFVNRDNSVRVMWKPLTQWQSHGVLTGYEVTLWSLEENENQTNNLSPKDNSLNLTDWASITADKKAIASVKANNVKGMSQPSSIMLGLIDDKCAPLAQTIYTSSGFPLSWQHSDNSTGGYLVEWCEAVCTSDCAVDWIRLDAGSTHVSIKDSIVKFQPGVRYNFSLYESPSVSPVLIRRWQGYIQELPPSISVNLEINQQDCDVVLSWEEIPLAGRRGFLLGYKVYRVNNFSNFTLLDDLSPEMRTYTVKDLSTSTYKFTVKAYTSAGEDTGGTAAITLKQCADGLILEILTSLGIVTLLLTTVSCFCYKKRRWVKKAFYPDIPEPKLPGDWSRTQSLICAFQGPMDVKPFPHSMVHIIEKPEWDFSKDTLVIIPEEEDYEGEGIGDEPVDTDEPQLLRYYNQVVDERPIRPRFPDSSVSSSSSVDSANTDVTYTGIQTSHSSLVFPSDSQGFSEGFQPHSGLSLSSRNKGEGYHPQMHSVTLGGNLASPEPIVEPHAVGSEGYKPQNSWLLDSPTEGDENSPAPSLGSPTSVASTQFLLPDRERHEEKRQQPSSAANWFTNLLSSAKP, from the exons CCCTGTCTGGGTCGCCTTTGTTCTGCTTGGCATCTCAGTTCTAAACAGTCAAGCTAAAATTG TCCTAACTGTACCTCAGCAAGTGAGCCTTTCAGCCAACTTTTTCAGTCAACAACTAACTATTTCCTGGTTTGGAGGAGAGGCCACGACCTTTGACCTTATCATTTTGAGAACCGAATTCAATGAAACTGTCTTTTAT aACACAGTCCCAGCAGTAATGAACCAGGATGGTGGTCGGCACCAATGGACCTGGACTTCTGTTGAACCTCTGGAGTGCACATCATTATCAGTCAAAATCCGCTCAAGAGATGGAATAACAAAAAGTGAATGGAGTGAACCTCAGATCCTGAAAG GAAGGGATCTCCCGAGCAACAGCGTTCAACAGGTGTATCCTCAAGACAAAGTCGTGCCTGTAGGGGGCAACACAACTTTCTGTTGTATTGTGGAGGAGGGAAACGAGTTTAGAGACTTTCTCTACGGCTCGATAAAAATGAACGTGAAACGTTTGAGTCGACGAAGTTATGTCACCACCGCTGTTAACCAGAACTTATCTGGACCAACTGGAACAAATGTTTTGTGTCGTTTAAAGAACAAGCTGAATGGATCAGTCATCTTTGTCGGAT ATCCACCTCTACCCACCAACTTTGAGTGCATAACTAATGACTTGACCTCAGCTGTGTGTTACTGGGATGGAGGACGAGTCACCAACCTGTATGCCAAGAGGAAAACAAGCTACTCCATAAATAAGAG GGACTGTCCTGACGGGAAGTGTGTGCTGCCTGAGTGGGACGGTAACTGGACTCTCTTGGCAGTTAATCCCCTAGGCCAGTACAGTCTGACTTACTCAGCTGAACTTCTTCACAGAG TGGTGCCAGTAGCACCAGTTAACCTGAGTGCCACTGACGATGCCTGGAATACCACTGTGAATTGGCATTGGCCATACAGTAGCTATAACACCCTGGCTCTTCTCTGCCAGGTACAACTGGCCAGCCACAATATATTG CTTAGAAATTTCTCAGGTGTGGGTCTCCAGTCTGTTTTCCTGCCTCACCTCCACCCTAACACCAAATACAGAGTTCAAATCCAATGTGGATCCCTGAATCACTTTTTAAAGTGGGGCAACTGGAGCaaagaatttaatttcacaACCAAATCATATG TTCCTGAAGCCCCCGATGTGTGGATGTTTGTGAACAGAGACAACTCTGTGCGGGTTATGTGGAAG cctctGACGCAATGGCAGAGCCACGGTGTGCTCACAGGATACGAAGTTACTCTCTGGAGCcttgaagaaaatgaaaaccaaaccaATAATTTATCTCCAAAAGATAACTCTTTGAACCTCACGGATTGGGCTTCAATCACTGCTGATAAGAAAGCCATTGCATCAGTGAAGGCAAACAATGTAAAGGGGATGTCTCAACCTTCCAGCATAATGTTAGGTTTAATAG ATGACAAGTGCGCTCCTTTGGCTCAGACCATTTATACCAGCAGTGGTTTCCCTTTGAGCTGGCAGCACAGTGACAACAGTACAGGCGGTTATTTGGTTGAGTGGTGTGAAGCTGTGTGCACGTCAGACTGCGCTGTGGACTGGATCAGACTGGACGCTGGAAGCACTCATGTCTCCATTAAAGATTCTATCG TTAAATTCCAGCCAGGTGTGAGATACAACTTTTCCCTCTATGAGAGCCCATCAGTTTCCCCTGTACTAATACGGCGCTGGCAAGGATATATTCAGGAGCTGC CCCCGTCTATTTCTGTCAATCTGGAGATCAATCAGCAGGACTGTGACGTTGTTCTTAGCTGGGAGGAGATTCCACTGGCTGGCAGAAGAGGCTTCCTCCTAGGCTACAAAGTTTACAGAGTCAATAACTTCTCCAATTTCACACTACTTG ACGATCTGAGCCCTGAAATGAGGACGTACACTGTGAAGGATCTCTCTACCAGCACCTACAAATTCACTGTGAAGGCTTACACATCTGCAGGCGAGGATACAGGCGGCACTGCTGCCATCACGCTGAAGCAATGTG CGGATGGACTGATTCTGGAGATTTTGACTTCTTTGGGAATTGTGACTCTACTACTGACCACTGTTAGTTGCTTTTGCTACAAGAAAAGAAGATG ggTAAAAAAGGCTTTCTACCCGGACATCCCTGAGCCCAAGCTGCCTGGTGATTGGTCGAGAACACAG TCTCTAATTTGTGCCTTTCAGGGACCTATGGACGTGAAGCCGTTTCCCCACAGCATGGTCCACATCATAGAAAAACCCGAGTGGGATTTTAGTAAGGACACTCTCGTTATCATTCCTGAGGAAGAGGATTATGAGGGAGAGGGAATTGGAGATGAGCCGGTAGACACAGATGAGCCTCAGCTGTTGCGTTACTACAACCAGGTGGTGGACGAGCGCCCCATTAGGCCGCGGTTTCCAGACTCCTCAGTTTCATCCTCGTCTTCTGTAGATTCAGCCAACACTGATGTGACGTACACAGGTATCCAGACATCCCACTCTTCTTTGGTCTTCCCTTCAGACTCTCAGGGATTCTCTGAGGGCTTCCAACCACACAGTGGCCTCTCTTTAAGCAGCAGGAATAAAGGAGAGGGTTACCACCCACAGATGCACTCTGTAACCCTGGGTGGAAACCTAGCTTCTCCTGAGCCCATTGTGGAGCCTCACGCTGTTGGTTCTGAAGGCTACAAGCCCCAGAACTCCTGGCTTTTAGACTCTCCCACTGAGGGAGATGAAAATAGCCCGGCCCCCTCGCTGGGTTCACCCACCTCTGTAGCTTCTACTCAGTTCCTCCTTCCTGACAGAGAAAGACATGAAGAAAAGAGACAACAACCATCATCAGCAGCAAACTGGTTCACCAACCTGCTGTCATCTGCAAAACCGTGA
- the LOC102224986 gene encoding leukemia inhibitory factor receptor-like isoform X3, whose product MPRLLNILTSKPNCGPVWVAFVLLGISVLNSQAKIVLTVPQQVSLSANFFSQQLTISWFGGEATTFDLIILRTEFNETVFYNTVPAVMNQDGGRHQWTWTSVEPLECTSLSVKIRSRDGITKSEWSEPQILKGRDLPSNSVQQVYPQDKVVPVGGNTTFCCIVEEGNEFRDFLYGSIKMNVKRLSRRSYVTTAVNQNLSGPTGTNVLCRLKNKLNGSVIFVGYPPLPTNFECITNDLTSAVCYWDGGRVTNLYAKRKTSYSINKRDCPDGKCVLPEWDGNWTLLAVNPLGQYSLTYSAELLHRVVPVAPVNLSATDDAWNTTVNWHWPYSSYNTLALLCQVQLASHNILLRNFSGVGLQSVFLPHLHPNTKYRVQIQCGSLNHFLKWGNWSKEFNFTTKSYVPEAPDVWMFVNRDNSVRVMWKPLTQWQSHGVLTGYEVTLWSLEENENQTNNLSPKDNSLNLTDWASITADKKAIASVKANNVKGMSQPSSIMLGLIDDKCAPLAQTIYTSSGFPLSWQHSDNSTGGYLVEWCEAVCTSDCAVDWIRLDAGSTHVSIKDSIAPSISVNLEINQQDCDVVLSWEEIPLAGRRGFLLGYKVYRVNNFSNFTLLDDLSPEMRTYTVKDLSTSTYKFTVKAYTSAGEDTGGTAAITLKQCADGLILEILTSLGIVTLLLTTVSCFCYKKRRWVKKAFYPDIPEPKLPGDWSRTQSLICAFQGPMDVKPFPHSMVHIIEKPEWDFSKDTLVIIPEEEDYEGEGIGDEPVDTDEPQLLRYYNQVVDERPIRPRFPDSSVSSSSSVDSANTDVTYTGIQTSHSSLVFPSDSQGFSEGFQPHSGLSLSSRNKGEGYHPQMHSVTLGGNLASPEPIVEPHAVGSEGYKPQNSWLLDSPTEGDENSPAPSLGSPTSVASTQFLLPDRERHEEKRQQPSSAANWFTNLLSSAKP is encoded by the exons CCCTGTCTGGGTCGCCTTTGTTCTGCTTGGCATCTCAGTTCTAAACAGTCAAGCTAAAATTG TCCTAACTGTACCTCAGCAAGTGAGCCTTTCAGCCAACTTTTTCAGTCAACAACTAACTATTTCCTGGTTTGGAGGAGAGGCCACGACCTTTGACCTTATCATTTTGAGAACCGAATTCAATGAAACTGTCTTTTAT aACACAGTCCCAGCAGTAATGAACCAGGATGGTGGTCGGCACCAATGGACCTGGACTTCTGTTGAACCTCTGGAGTGCACATCATTATCAGTCAAAATCCGCTCAAGAGATGGAATAACAAAAAGTGAATGGAGTGAACCTCAGATCCTGAAAG GAAGGGATCTCCCGAGCAACAGCGTTCAACAGGTGTATCCTCAAGACAAAGTCGTGCCTGTAGGGGGCAACACAACTTTCTGTTGTATTGTGGAGGAGGGAAACGAGTTTAGAGACTTTCTCTACGGCTCGATAAAAATGAACGTGAAACGTTTGAGTCGACGAAGTTATGTCACCACCGCTGTTAACCAGAACTTATCTGGACCAACTGGAACAAATGTTTTGTGTCGTTTAAAGAACAAGCTGAATGGATCAGTCATCTTTGTCGGAT ATCCACCTCTACCCACCAACTTTGAGTGCATAACTAATGACTTGACCTCAGCTGTGTGTTACTGGGATGGAGGACGAGTCACCAACCTGTATGCCAAGAGGAAAACAAGCTACTCCATAAATAAGAG GGACTGTCCTGACGGGAAGTGTGTGCTGCCTGAGTGGGACGGTAACTGGACTCTCTTGGCAGTTAATCCCCTAGGCCAGTACAGTCTGACTTACTCAGCTGAACTTCTTCACAGAG TGGTGCCAGTAGCACCAGTTAACCTGAGTGCCACTGACGATGCCTGGAATACCACTGTGAATTGGCATTGGCCATACAGTAGCTATAACACCCTGGCTCTTCTCTGCCAGGTACAACTGGCCAGCCACAATATATTG CTTAGAAATTTCTCAGGTGTGGGTCTCCAGTCTGTTTTCCTGCCTCACCTCCACCCTAACACCAAATACAGAGTTCAAATCCAATGTGGATCCCTGAATCACTTTTTAAAGTGGGGCAACTGGAGCaaagaatttaatttcacaACCAAATCATATG TTCCTGAAGCCCCCGATGTGTGGATGTTTGTGAACAGAGACAACTCTGTGCGGGTTATGTGGAAG cctctGACGCAATGGCAGAGCCACGGTGTGCTCACAGGATACGAAGTTACTCTCTGGAGCcttgaagaaaatgaaaaccaaaccaATAATTTATCTCCAAAAGATAACTCTTTGAACCTCACGGATTGGGCTTCAATCACTGCTGATAAGAAAGCCATTGCATCAGTGAAGGCAAACAATGTAAAGGGGATGTCTCAACCTTCCAGCATAATGTTAGGTTTAATAG ATGACAAGTGCGCTCCTTTGGCTCAGACCATTTATACCAGCAGTGGTTTCCCTTTGAGCTGGCAGCACAGTGACAACAGTACAGGCGGTTATTTGGTTGAGTGGTGTGAAGCTGTGTGCACGTCAGACTGCGCTGTGGACTGGATCAGACTGGACGCTGGAAGCACTCATGTCTCCATTAAAGATTCTATCG CCCCGTCTATTTCTGTCAATCTGGAGATCAATCAGCAGGACTGTGACGTTGTTCTTAGCTGGGAGGAGATTCCACTGGCTGGCAGAAGAGGCTTCCTCCTAGGCTACAAAGTTTACAGAGTCAATAACTTCTCCAATTTCACACTACTTG ACGATCTGAGCCCTGAAATGAGGACGTACACTGTGAAGGATCTCTCTACCAGCACCTACAAATTCACTGTGAAGGCTTACACATCTGCAGGCGAGGATACAGGCGGCACTGCTGCCATCACGCTGAAGCAATGTG CGGATGGACTGATTCTGGAGATTTTGACTTCTTTGGGAATTGTGACTCTACTACTGACCACTGTTAGTTGCTTTTGCTACAAGAAAAGAAGATG ggTAAAAAAGGCTTTCTACCCGGACATCCCTGAGCCCAAGCTGCCTGGTGATTGGTCGAGAACACAG TCTCTAATTTGTGCCTTTCAGGGACCTATGGACGTGAAGCCGTTTCCCCACAGCATGGTCCACATCATAGAAAAACCCGAGTGGGATTTTAGTAAGGACACTCTCGTTATCATTCCTGAGGAAGAGGATTATGAGGGAGAGGGAATTGGAGATGAGCCGGTAGACACAGATGAGCCTCAGCTGTTGCGTTACTACAACCAGGTGGTGGACGAGCGCCCCATTAGGCCGCGGTTTCCAGACTCCTCAGTTTCATCCTCGTCTTCTGTAGATTCAGCCAACACTGATGTGACGTACACAGGTATCCAGACATCCCACTCTTCTTTGGTCTTCCCTTCAGACTCTCAGGGATTCTCTGAGGGCTTCCAACCACACAGTGGCCTCTCTTTAAGCAGCAGGAATAAAGGAGAGGGTTACCACCCACAGATGCACTCTGTAACCCTGGGTGGAAACCTAGCTTCTCCTGAGCCCATTGTGGAGCCTCACGCTGTTGGTTCTGAAGGCTACAAGCCCCAGAACTCCTGGCTTTTAGACTCTCCCACTGAGGGAGATGAAAATAGCCCGGCCCCCTCGCTGGGTTCACCCACCTCTGTAGCTTCTACTCAGTTCCTCCTTCCTGACAGAGAAAGACATGAAGAAAAGAGACAACAACCATCATCAGCAGCAAACTGGTTCACCAACCTGCTGTCATCTGCAAAACCGTGA